The Bacillus sp. FJAT-27916 genomic interval GTTAAGTAATAAATGAAAACTTCTTGAATGTTTTCATGGGGGTCTCCTTTTATCTCACTTCTCCGTTTGACGAAGCCTTGTTTATATAACTCTTTATAGGTTTTGTATAATTCGGTATGAGACGGAGAATATCCGTATGGCTTAAATTTCGCTCTCAGGTCGTCTAGTACAACTGATCCATAGTCTTTCGGTCTTGCGGCAATTTCAAGTAAATATAGCTTTAAGAATGCTTTTTGTTTTAATAAGAATCCTCTGCTCATGAAAGTCACCCTCTCTTTTGCCAAGCCGTTCTTCCCTCTCATTATACTACTTATTGGAAAAAACAACTTGAATAAAGGCTAATTTCATGTAAAATTCACCTTGCTTACCTATTTTTGATAAACAATGAAAATTTAACACATAGTTTTAAAAGAACGTATGTGATTTAGCAGAGTTCCATCTTCCACATTCGATAGCTTTTTCTTAGTATGGGGCCATTCTCAATGTTAGTCATGTTTCACATGTTCAAAGGTAAGGATGAACCCTGTTGTATTATGGGTGCTTTGAACCGAAACTTCAGATTCATAGATCTCTACAATGTTTTTTACT includes:
- a CDS encoding helix-turn-helix transcriptional regulator; its protein translation is MSRGFLLKQKAFLKLYLLEIAARPKDYGSVVLDDLRAKFKPYGYSPSHTELYKTYKELYKQGFVKRRSEIKGDPHENIQEVFIYYLTEKGKEELEAYRKLMKIEIERSIGILQTALEDHYGPIKK